Proteins encoded by one window of Pseudomonadota bacterium:
- the hslV gene encoding ATP-dependent protease subunit HslV, translating to MQQFHGTTILSVRRDGRAAMAGDGQVSMGDTVMKGNARKVRRLFRDSVIAGFAGGTADAFTLFERFEGKLEAHGGQLARAAVELAKDWRTDRMLRRLEALMCVADAQTSLIISGNGDVIEPEQDIMAIGSGGQYALSAARALAFNTDLSARDIVEKSLHIAADICVYTNHNLTIEEIG from the coding sequence GTGCAACAATTTCATGGAACCACTATCCTGTCGGTCCGCCGCGACGGACGAGCGGCCATGGCCGGTGACGGCCAAGTGTCCATGGGCGACACCGTTATGAAAGGGAACGCTCGCAAAGTTCGCCGTCTGTTCCGCGATAGCGTCATTGCCGGTTTCGCCGGCGGAACAGCCGATGCATTCACGCTCTTCGAGCGATTCGAGGGGAAACTGGAAGCGCACGGCGGGCAGCTCGCGCGCGCCGCCGTTGAGTTGGCCAAAGATTGGCGGACCGACCGCATGCTGCGCCGGCTCGAAGCGCTGATGTGCGTGGCCGATGCTCAAACCTCGCTCATCATCTCGGGCAACGGTGATGTGATCGAGCCGGAACAGGACATCATGGCCATCGGCTCGGGCGGCCAGTATGCCTTGTCGGCGGCGCGGGCGTTGGCGTTCAACACCGACCTGTCGGCCCGCGATATCGTGGAGAAGTCGCTCCATATCGCCGCGGATATTTGTGTTTACACCAACCATAATTTGACCATTGAAGAAATCGGGTAA
- the hslU gene encoding ATP-dependent protease ATPase subunit HslU, with amino-acid sequence MSYMTPREIVEELDKHIVGQNSAKRAVAIALRNRWRRQQVAEPLRGEITPKNILMIGPTGVGKTEIARRLAKLAKAPFLKVEATKFTEVGYVGREVDSIIRDLADMAFKMTREQAIETMRFRAEEAAEERILDALLPQPRAPYGGAESTVSEDTRQKMRKKLREGDFDEKEIEIDTQGSSMGVEIMAPPGMEELTGQLQSMFQNLAGSISTRQRRMKVKDAFKLLTDEEALKMVNEDDLKVQAIKNVEENGIVFVDEIDKVCRRSDITGSSGADVSREGVQRDLLPLVEGCSVSTKYGMVRTDHILFIASGAFHLAKPSDLIPELQGRLPIRVELEPLRIEDFVRILTEPDASLTRQYQSLLETEGVTLQFQPEGVNRIAEVAYQVNERTENIGARRLHTVMERLLESASFEASDRSGTTVTVDAAFVDASLGDIAKDEDLSRYIL; translated from the coding sequence ATGTCCTACATGACACCACGGGAAATCGTCGAGGAACTCGACAAACACATCGTCGGCCAGAATTCCGCCAAGCGGGCAGTGGCAATTGCGCTGAGAAATCGTTGGCGGCGGCAACAGGTCGCCGAACCTTTGCGGGGAGAAATCACCCCCAAGAACATCCTCATGATCGGCCCCACCGGTGTGGGTAAGACCGAGATCGCGCGCCGCTTGGCGAAGCTGGCCAAAGCGCCATTTTTAAAGGTGGAAGCGACCAAGTTCACTGAAGTCGGTTACGTCGGCCGGGAAGTTGACTCGATCATCCGCGACCTGGCGGACATGGCGTTCAAGATGACCCGGGAGCAGGCCATCGAAACCATGCGTTTCCGAGCCGAGGAAGCCGCCGAAGAGCGTATTTTGGATGCTCTCCTGCCGCAGCCCCGGGCACCCTACGGCGGCGCCGAATCGACGGTCAGCGAGGACACCCGACAGAAAATGCGCAAGAAGCTGCGGGAAGGTGATTTCGACGAGAAAGAAATTGAAATCGACACCCAAGGCAGTTCCATGGGGGTGGAGATCATGGCGCCGCCGGGCATGGAAGAACTCACCGGGCAGCTTCAATCCATGTTTCAAAACCTGGCCGGATCCATTTCCACGCGGCAGCGGCGGATGAAAGTGAAAGACGCTTTCAAGCTGTTAACGGACGAGGAAGCACTGAAGATGGTCAACGAGGACGACCTGAAAGTCCAGGCCATCAAAAACGTGGAGGAGAACGGCATCGTCTTCGTCGACGAAATCGACAAAGTCTGCCGTCGCTCGGATATCACCGGGAGCAGCGGCGCCGATGTCTCGAGAGAGGGTGTCCAACGCGACCTCCTGCCGTTGGTCGAAGGCTGCTCGGTTAGCACCAAATATGGCATGGTGAGAACCGACCATATCCTGTTTATCGCCTCGGGCGCTTTTCATCTCGCCAAGCCGTCCGACTTGATCCCTGAACTCCAGGGAAGACTCCCCATCCGGGTGGAACTAGAACCGCTGCGAATCGAGGATTTCGTTCGCATCCTGACCGAGCCCGATGCATCCCTGACCCGGCAATACCAATCCTTGCTGGAAACCGAGGGGGTCACACTCCAATTTCAACCCGAGGGGGTCAACCGAATTGCCGAGGTGGCGTACCAAGTCAACGAGCGGACCGAGAATATCGGCGCCCGTCGCTTACACACTGTGATGGAACGGTTGTTGGAATCGGCTTCCTTCGAGGCTTCCGACCGTTCGGGTACCACGGTGACCGTCGATGCCGCATTCGTCGACGCATCTTTGGGCGATATCGCCAAAGATGAAGACCTCAGTCGCTATATTTTGTAA
- a CDS encoding DUF971 domain-containing protein, producing the protein MSSKPTPRPTRITLHQRSRLLEVAFDTGETFSMSCEYLRVFSPSAEVRGHGPGQEVLQIGKENVNITRIDPVGHYAVRLHFDDGHHTGLYSWSVLYELGTQQSANWNTYLQRLKAAGHQRKGE; encoded by the coding sequence ATGAGCAGCAAGCCGACGCCCCGCCCGACACGGATCACGTTGCACCAACGCTCCCGACTGCTGGAGGTCGCCTTCGACACCGGCGAAACCTTCTCGATGAGCTGCGAGTACCTGCGGGTTTTCTCGCCTTCAGCGGAAGTGCGGGGACATGGCCCCGGCCAGGAAGTGCTTCAAATCGGCAAAGAAAATGTCAACATCACCCGCATTGACCCGGTGGGGCATTACGCTGTTCGACTACATTTCGATGACGGCCATCACACTGGATTGTACTCCTGGAGCGTACTGTACGAGTTGGGAACACAACAAAGCGCCAATTGGAATACTTATTTGCAACGATTAAAGGCCGCGGGACATCAGCGCAAAGGCGAATAA
- the ubiE gene encoding bifunctional demethylmenaquinone methyltransferase/2-methoxy-6-polyprenyl-1,4-benzoquinol methylase UbiE produces MSDQDDSHSDQTHFGFEQVHRADKQHRVREVFDSVAPRYDLMNDLMSFGLHRLWKRFTVNLAAVRPGETVLDLAGGTGDLARQFAKRVGRDGHVILSDINQAMLSRGRERMIDHGVLGNMGFMVANAEKLPIRDAAADCITIAFGLRNVTEQNAALAEMYRCLKPGGRVLILEFSTPAIAALRPAYDWYSFNVLPRMGRLVADDADSYRYLAESIRMHPDQQTMKHMMEEAGFENCQYFNLSGGIVAIHRGYRI; encoded by the coding sequence ATGAGCGATCAAGACGATTCGCATTCCGACCAAACCCATTTTGGTTTCGAGCAGGTACACCGAGCCGACAAGCAACACCGGGTCCGCGAAGTCTTCGATTCGGTGGCTCCCCGCTATGATCTGATGAACGATTTGATGTCGTTCGGCCTTCACCGGCTGTGGAAACGCTTTACGGTCAATTTGGCCGCGGTGCGCCCCGGTGAGACGGTGCTCGATCTCGCCGGCGGCACCGGGGATTTGGCGCGCCAATTCGCCAAACGGGTCGGACGCGACGGCCATGTCATTTTGTCCGACATCAACCAGGCCATGCTCTCCCGCGGCCGGGAGCGGATGATCGACCACGGGGTATTGGGCAACATGGGTTTCATGGTGGCCAATGCCGAAAAACTGCCCATCCGGGACGCAGCGGCGGATTGCATCACCATCGCGTTCGGCCTTAGAAACGTCACCGAACAGAACGCGGCGTTGGCCGAAATGTACCGCTGTTTGAAACCCGGCGGGCGGGTGCTGATTTTAGAGTTCTCGACCCCCGCAATCGCCGCCTTGCGCCCCGCCTATGACTGGTATTCGTTCAACGTTCTGCCGCGAATGGGGCGCCTAGTGGCGGATGATGCTGACAGTTACCGCTACCTCGCCGAAAGCATTCGGATGCATCCCGACCAGCAGACCATGAAACACATGATGGAAGAAGCCGGTTTCGAGAACTGTCAATACTTCAACCTCTCCGGCGGGATCGTCGCCATCCATCGCGGTTACCGGATATGA
- a CDS encoding SCP2 sterol-binding domain-containing protein, which produces MLSNDSPVLAAVEQALNAAIGQSPSAMNICRGLSGKRLQLHFADLDMDLFLVSHGHNVQVLRRLDQPAQTCLSGSTLALTLMGLTETRPGALFSGEVRISGDVETGQRFQKLLRLAAPDWEALLARVTGDVVAHQVGEGVRGVARWLKQSLKAVGEDLSEYLQYETGEIPDVGELGEFVRDVDQLRDDTERLEARLERIEKTLSENQEADS; this is translated from the coding sequence GTGCTGAGCAACGATAGCCCGGTTCTGGCCGCGGTGGAGCAAGCGCTCAACGCCGCCATCGGCCAAAGCCCCAGTGCCATGAATATTTGCCGAGGCTTATCCGGAAAGCGGCTGCAGTTGCATTTTGCCGACCTGGATATGGACCTGTTTCTGGTATCCCATGGCCACAACGTCCAAGTGTTGCGACGGTTAGACCAACCGGCACAGACCTGCCTCTCCGGAAGTACCCTGGCCCTGACGCTCATGGGTTTAACCGAAACCCGGCCCGGTGCGCTGTTTTCGGGTGAAGTCCGAATCAGCGGCGATGTGGAAACCGGTCAGCGTTTTCAGAAACTGTTGCGCCTTGCGGCACCGGACTGGGAAGCGCTGTTGGCCCGCGTCACCGGCGATGTGGTCGCGCATCAAGTGGGCGAGGGCGTGCGTGGCGTGGCTCGCTGGCTGAAGCAAAGCCTGAAGGCCGTGGGGGAAGACCTATCGGAGTACTTGCAGTACGAAACCGGCGAAATCCCGGACGTTGGCGAGTTGGGTGAATTCGTTCGCGACGTCGACCAGCTGCGGGATGACACCGAGCGCCTCGAAGCACGGCTTGAACGCATCGAGAAAACCTTGTCCGAGAACCAAGAAGCCGACTCATGA
- the ubiB gene encoding ubiquinone biosynthesis regulatory protein kinase UbiB codes for MIGHTPIFRILQAGRVILRHRLYEAAFLIPILAPYAKLQYLLPWHWFSTPEPPLAVRIRLTLEELGPVAIKMGQALSTRRDLLPLDVADELAKLQDRVPPFPGHIARRIIEEAYGSPLEQVFSQFDENALASASIAQVHLARLVKDDREVVVKVLRPGVEEQIRRDLRVMYLMARLIERFLPDGDRLRAQEVIADYEKTILDELDLVREGANATQTRRNFQDRPILYVPEVFWDWTRRTVLVTERIHGVPISDLETLRARGVNLKYLAERGVEIFFTQVFRHNFFHADMHPGNIFVDTSTPQKPGYLAVDFGIVGSLSKEDQQYIAHNIYAFFNGDYRRVAELHVSSGWVAEHTRPEELESVIRTLCEPILYRPFSEIPFSQLLLRLFEIARRFDIQVQPQLILLQKTLVQIEGLGRQLYPELDLWTTAKPFMERWMHEQLGLRGVVGKVRDNLPEMMNTLPTLPLTVDRALKSLHAAEQRQQVLEQQLENVDQQLKRNGRRGVLAIVGGTLVVSAAILMGLDEITPRWWLETPFSTWVLGTAGALCLVAAWPNN; via the coding sequence ATGATTGGGCACACGCCAATATTTCGTATCCTCCAGGCTGGGCGCGTGATTCTGCGTCATCGACTCTACGAGGCTGCGTTCCTCATCCCTATCTTGGCCCCTTACGCCAAACTGCAATATTTGCTGCCGTGGCACTGGTTCTCGACGCCGGAGCCGCCGCTGGCCGTTCGCATCCGGCTGACGCTGGAAGAACTGGGCCCGGTCGCCATCAAAATGGGACAGGCCTTATCTACTCGACGCGATTTGCTGCCGCTGGATGTGGCCGACGAGTTGGCCAAACTCCAAGACCGCGTCCCGCCCTTTCCCGGCCATATCGCCAGACGAATCATCGAAGAAGCCTATGGTTCTCCCCTGGAGCAGGTGTTTTCGCAGTTCGATGAAAACGCCTTGGCTTCCGCCTCCATCGCCCAGGTTCACTTAGCCCGGCTTGTCAAAGACGACCGGGAAGTGGTGGTGAAAGTTCTGCGGCCCGGGGTTGAGGAGCAGATCCGCCGCGACCTGCGCGTGATGTATCTCATGGCCCGGCTCATCGAGCGATTCCTGCCCGACGGTGATCGACTCCGCGCCCAGGAAGTCATTGCCGACTATGAGAAAACCATTCTAGATGAGCTCGATTTGGTCCGCGAAGGCGCTAACGCCACCCAGACCCGGCGCAATTTTCAGGACCGACCGATCCTTTACGTACCGGAAGTTTTCTGGGATTGGACGCGACGAACCGTGTTAGTGACCGAGCGAATTCATGGCGTACCCATCAGCGACCTCGAAACGCTGCGCGCTCGGGGCGTCAACCTCAAATACTTGGCCGAACGGGGCGTGGAGATTTTCTTCACCCAGGTGTTTCGACACAATTTCTTCCATGCCGACATGCATCCCGGCAATATCTTCGTAGATACTAGCACCCCCCAAAAGCCGGGTTATTTGGCAGTGGATTTCGGCATTGTCGGTAGCCTGAGCAAAGAAGATCAGCAGTACATCGCCCACAACATTTACGCATTTTTCAACGGAGATTACCGCCGTGTTGCGGAGTTGCACGTCAGTTCCGGCTGGGTTGCCGAACATACGCGACCGGAAGAACTCGAATCGGTCATTCGCACGCTGTGCGAACCGATTTTGTATCGCCCGTTCAGTGAGATCCCATTCAGCCAACTGCTGTTGCGCTTGTTCGAAATTGCCAGACGCTTCGACATTCAAGTGCAGCCGCAGCTGATACTACTCCAAAAAACGCTGGTTCAAATTGAGGGCCTGGGACGTCAGCTCTATCCCGAGCTGGATCTGTGGACCACCGCCAAACCGTTTATGGAACGATGGATGCACGAGCAACTGGGCTTACGCGGGGTCGTGGGCAAAGTCCGGGACAATCTTCCGGAAATGATGAACACGCTCCCGACGCTGCCGCTGACCGTGGATCGTGCGCTGAAAAGCCTTCATGCGGCGGAGCAACGCCAACAGGTGCTCGAACAACAACTGGAAAATGTGGACCAACAATTAAAAAGAAACGGCCGCCGGGGCGTACTTGCGATTGTCGGTGGAACACTGGTGGTCAGTGCGGCCATTTTGATGGGATTGGACGAGATCACACCCCGATGGTGGCTGGAAACGCCGTTTTCGACCTGGGTTTTAGGAACCGCTGGCGCACTTTGTCTGGTGGCCGCTTGGCCCAACAACTAG
- a CDS encoding TIGR00341 family protein, which produces MHLIEVVTEQGYQDTVQGLAEQRQVIDSWVLQADETGGRVCVRILVTDECTQALLDGLQKVLGASEGSRILLLPVEAVLPRPAGEVAAQEASKTTREELIEEMERSARLDLSFLGLVALSSVVAAVGLISDNVAVVIGAMLIAPLLGPNLALALATAIGDHHLAATALRTTFTGLLLAIAIAFVVGLMWSTPLGSLEVLARTDVGLDGVALALASGAAAALSMTTGVSSVLVGVMVAVALLPPATVLGLLLGTGQWPLALGAGLLLAVNVVSVNLAAKLVFAWRGVRPRTWMERQRARRSLMAFIVFWLISLLILLGAVALRHVLMAN; this is translated from the coding sequence ATGCATCTGATTGAAGTTGTCACTGAACAAGGTTATCAAGACACCGTGCAGGGCTTGGCTGAGCAACGACAAGTGATTGACTCATGGGTGCTTCAGGCCGATGAAACGGGCGGGCGGGTGTGCGTGCGAATCTTGGTCACCGATGAGTGTACACAGGCGCTGCTCGACGGGCTGCAAAAAGTGCTCGGTGCGAGTGAGGGCTCCCGCATTTTGCTATTGCCGGTGGAGGCCGTTTTGCCGCGCCCGGCAGGGGAGGTTGCGGCACAGGAGGCATCAAAGACCACCCGCGAAGAGCTGATCGAAGAAATGGAACGCAGTGCGCGGTTGGATCTGAGCTTTCTGGGGTTGGTGGCGCTGTCCAGTGTGGTGGCGGCCGTCGGATTGATCAGCGACAACGTCGCCGTCGTCATTGGGGCGATGCTGATTGCGCCGTTGTTGGGGCCAAACCTAGCACTGGCGCTGGCCACCGCCATTGGCGATCATCATTTGGCGGCGACGGCGCTCCGGACCACATTCACCGGTCTACTGCTGGCCATTGCCATTGCGTTTGTTGTCGGGTTGATGTGGTCCACGCCACTTGGCAGTTTGGAAGTGCTGGCGCGCACGGATGTTGGCCTGGACGGGGTGGCCTTGGCCTTGGCTTCTGGCGCGGCGGCCGCCTTGTCTATGACCACCGGCGTGTCGTCCGTGCTGGTGGGTGTGATGGTCGCTGTCGCCTTGTTGCCGCCGGCCACGGTGTTGGGGCTGTTGCTGGGTACCGGGCAGTGGCCGCTGGCGCTTGGTGCCGGACTGTTGTTGGCGGTTAACGTGGTCAGCGTCAATCTGGCGGCCAAGTTGGTTTTTGCCTGGCGCGGGGTGCGACCTCGAACCTGGATGGAACGACAGCGAGCGCGGCGCTCGTTGATGGCGTTTATTGTGTTTTGGCTAATCTCGCTGCTGATTCTGTTAGGCGCTGTGGCGTTGCGACACGTGCTGATGGCCAACTAA
- a CDS encoding DJ-1 family glyoxalase III produces MTQVLVPLAEGCEELEAVTIIDLLRRAGVVVVSAGLVSGPVRASRGVMLVPDQTLDEALADSYDMVVLPGGAQGAERLARDHRILPLLREMIAAGKYVAAICAAPKVLAEAGLLAGKMATSYPGFLKPAAVPGLMYLEQPVVRDGPIITSRGPGTAMDFSLALIEILLGPEQRHAVEAALQRS; encoded by the coding sequence ATGACACAGGTTCTCGTTCCCTTGGCCGAAGGTTGTGAGGAGCTCGAGGCGGTGACCATCATCGACCTGCTTCGGCGTGCGGGGGTGGTCGTGGTCAGCGCTGGGCTGGTCTCCGGCCCGGTTCGGGCGAGCCGGGGTGTGATGCTTGTTCCGGACCAAACCCTCGATGAGGCCTTGGCCGATTCTTACGACATGGTGGTGCTGCCCGGTGGCGCCCAAGGTGCCGAGCGCCTTGCGCGAGATCATCGGATTCTGCCCCTGTTGCGGGAGATGATTGCGGCCGGAAAATACGTGGCAGCGATCTGCGCGGCGCCGAAAGTTCTTGCCGAGGCGGGCTTGCTGGCGGGAAAAATGGCCACCAGCTACCCGGGTTTTTTGAAGCCGGCAGCGGTGCCTGGGCTGATGTATCTTGAGCAGCCGGTGGTGCGGGATGGTCCCATTATCACTTCGCGAGGTCCGGGAACCGCGATGGATTTTTCTCTGGCCCTGATTGAGATCCTACTCGGCCCGGAGCAGCGCCACGCAGTGGAAGCAGCCCTACAACGTTCCTGA
- a CDS encoding divergent polysaccharide deacetylase family protein codes for MSLFVCNRRQWAGALFAVLLVVGWSPPSAQASCPVPSGPGSARARVAVIIDDLGQNSTLGMRSVALPGPVALAFLPHRPHAAALAAAARNAGKEVLLHLPLQPQTGAALGPGGLTMKMSESHFREIVRENLKSLPAVHGLNTHMGSLLTRHREPMGWLMEELQDQSLFFVDSYTTPESVAMAAAASAKIPHTRRDVFLDHVRDDDAIQREFERLVALGRQNGVSVGIGHPYPETLAYLETALPQLCAQGVELISLQDAIRFQQEPSP; via the coding sequence ATGTCGCTTTTTGTATGTAACCGCAGACAATGGGCGGGCGCGCTGTTCGCGGTGCTGCTGGTTGTGGGGTGGTCACCGCCGTCTGCGCAGGCAAGCTGTCCTGTGCCGTCAGGCCCGGGGTCGGCGCGTGCGCGGGTTGCTGTCATCATTGACGATCTCGGTCAGAACTCCACCCTGGGCATGCGGTCTGTGGCGTTACCGGGGCCTGTGGCACTGGCATTCCTGCCACACCGGCCTCACGCCGCCGCACTTGCCGCTGCCGCTCGCAACGCGGGTAAAGAAGTTCTGCTGCATTTGCCTCTACAGCCGCAAACCGGTGCGGCGCTTGGTCCGGGCGGGCTCACGATGAAGATGAGCGAGAGCCACTTTCGTGAGATCGTGCGTGAGAATCTAAAATCACTACCCGCGGTCCATGGGCTGAATACGCACATGGGAAGCCTGCTCACGCGTCATCGCGAGCCCATGGGCTGGTTGATGGAAGAATTGCAAGATCAATCCCTATTTTTCGTCGATAGTTACACCACGCCAGAAAGTGTGGCGATGGCCGCCGCGGCGTCGGCCAAGATTCCGCACACTCGCCGAGACGTGTTCTTAGATCATGTCCGCGATGACGATGCCATCCAGCGCGAGTTCGAGCGATTGGTCGCCTTGGGCCGGCAGAACGGCGTGTCGGTCGGTATCGGACATCCTTATCCGGAAACGTTGGCCTACTTGGAAACCGCCTTACCCCAGTTGTGCGCGCAGGGGGTGGAGTTGATATCGTTGCAGGACGCGATACGGTTTCAGCAGGAACCCTCACCATGA
- a CDS encoding S41 family peptidase — MLNRTRSGLLLFIGVLIGVWLTFAHSVLADRPKSESVPIDEIRNFTEILERVKAEYVEEIDDQTLLRSAIRGMLAGLDPHSAYLDVDEFEEMQINTSGRFGGLGIEVQMEDGFVKVVAPIDDTPAAQAGLQAGDLIIRLDDQQVKGLSLNEAVQLMRGTPGSKIKLTIVREGRDAPFTVTVTRAVINVQSVKRRLLEPGYGYLRVTQFRNEAAKDLRKALAKLEKENNGPLTGAVLDLRNNPGGLLTAAVEVADVFLDGGLVVYTQGREASARQDYYAKPGESLDGAPLIVLVNGGSASASEIVAGALQDNRRAIVMGTDTFGKGSVQTILPLPDGDAIKLTTARYYTPGGRSIQAEGIVPDVPLQRLKVSTVETDSAGFVREADLAGRLEPDGEDDQPRRNNGDNGLVESDYQLYEALVLLKGLSLYQGQK, encoded by the coding sequence ATGTTGAATCGTACCCGCAGCGGTTTGCTGCTTTTTATTGGCGTATTAATCGGCGTTTGGCTGACCTTCGCGCATTCTGTGTTAGCCGATCGGCCCAAGTCCGAATCGGTTCCTATCGACGAAATTCGCAACTTCACTGAGATTCTCGAGAGAGTGAAGGCGGAGTACGTTGAAGAAATCGACGATCAAACCCTTCTGCGGAGCGCCATTCGGGGCATGCTGGCAGGCTTGGATCCGCACTCGGCGTATCTGGATGTCGACGAATTCGAAGAGATGCAGATCAATACCAGTGGCCGTTTTGGCGGCCTGGGGATCGAAGTCCAGATGGAGGATGGTTTCGTCAAAGTCGTCGCACCCATCGATGACACCCCTGCCGCACAGGCTGGATTGCAAGCCGGGGATCTGATCATTCGTCTCGACGATCAACAGGTAAAAGGTTTGAGTTTGAACGAAGCCGTGCAACTCATGCGTGGCACCCCCGGTAGCAAAATCAAGTTGACCATTGTGCGTGAGGGGCGCGATGCGCCGTTCACCGTCACTGTCACTCGAGCCGTCATTAACGTTCAAAGCGTCAAGCGGCGTTTGTTGGAGCCGGGTTACGGTTATCTAAGGGTGACTCAATTTCGCAACGAAGCGGCGAAGGATCTGCGCAAAGCGTTGGCAAAACTGGAGAAGGAAAACAACGGCCCGTTAACTGGCGCGGTATTGGATCTTAGAAACAACCCAGGCGGGCTACTGACGGCCGCGGTTGAAGTGGCAGACGTGTTCTTAGATGGTGGTCTGGTGGTTTATACGCAAGGTCGTGAGGCCAGTGCCCGGCAGGACTACTACGCCAAACCCGGGGAATCGCTCGATGGCGCGCCGCTGATCGTGCTCGTGAACGGGGGGTCTGCATCGGCTTCCGAGATTGTCGCCGGCGCTTTACAAGACAACCGGCGGGCGATTGTGATGGGGACCGATACCTTTGGTAAGGGATCGGTCCAGACGATATTACCTCTGCCCGATGGCGATGCCATCAAGTTGACCACGGCGCGCTACTACACACCGGGCGGTCGTTCCATCCAGGCCGAGGGCATTGTTCCGGACGTGCCTCTACAGCGACTCAAAGTCAGTACCGTCGAAACGGACAGTGCAGGTTTCGTGCGGGAAGCGGATCTCGCTGGCCGGCTCGAACCGGACGGCGAGGATGACCAACCTCGCCGCAACAATGGCGACAACGGATTGGTGGAATCGGACTATCAGCTTTACGAGGCATTGGTATTGCTGAAAGGGCTGAGCCTGTATCAGGGGCAGAAATAG